Within the Thermosynechococcus sichuanensis E542 genome, the region TGACCAACCACGGCACAATCATGATTTTCTTTTGGGTTGTGCCAGCGGCCATTGGCGGGTTTGGCAACTACTTGGTGCCCTTGATGATAGGGGCACGGGATATGGCCTTTCCCCGCTTGAATGCCCTTGCTTTTTGGTTGAACCCACCGGCGGGGGCGCTACTCTTGGCCAGTTTCCTCTTTGGCGGTGCCCAAGCGGGTTGGACGTCCTATCCCCCCTTGAGTACGATAACGGCCACCACTGCCCAGAGTATGTGGATTCTGGCGATCGTCCTTGTGGGCACTTCCTCAATTATGGGATCGGTGAACTTCATCGTCACCATCTGGAAGATGAAAGTGCCCAGTATGCGCTGGGATCAATTGCCTCTCTTCTGTTGGGCAATGCTAGCAACCTCGCTGCTGGCTCTCGTATCAACTCCCGTGCTGGCCATCGGGCTAATTTTGCTGCTGTTTGATATTAACTTTGGTACTTCGTTTTACAAACCGGACGCCGGTGGCAATGTCATTATCTACCAGCACCTCTTCTGGTTTTACTCTCACCCGGCGGTGTACCTGATGATTTTGCCAATCTTTGGCATTATGTCCGAGGTGATTCCCGTGCATGCCCGTAAGCCTATCTTTGGCTATCAGGCGATCGCCTACTCCAGTTTGGCCATCTGCTGTGTGGGTCTCTTTGTCTGGGTACACCACATGTTCACCAGCGGCACCCCCCCTTGGATGCGGATGTTCTTTACCATTTCGACGTTGATTGTGGCTGTGCCGACAGGCGTGAAAATCTTTAGTTGGGTCGCCACCCTCTGGGGGGGCAAAATTCGCCTCAACAGCGCTATGCTTTTTGCCATTGGCCTATTGTCAATGTTTGTCTTGGGTGGCCTGAGCGGTGTGACCTTGGGGACTGCCCCCGTGGATATTCACGTCCACGATACCTACTATGTGGTGGCACATTTCCACTATGTGCTCTTTGGTGGCTCTGTCTTTGGTCTCTATGCGGGGATCTACCACTGGTTCCCCAAAATGACAGGGCGGCTCCTAGATGAGCGACTGGGGATTGTGCACTTTGTGCTTACATTCATTGGCACCAACCTCACCTTTTTGCCC harbors:
- the ctaD gene encoding cytochrome c oxidase subunit I — encoded protein: MAQAQLPLDTPLSLPEHPKAWKWYDYFTFNVDHKVIGIQYLVTAFIFYLIGGLMAVAMRTELATANSDFLDPNLYNAFMTNHGTIMIFFWVVPAAIGGFGNYLVPLMIGARDMAFPRLNALAFWLNPPAGALLLASFLFGGAQAGWTSYPPLSTITATTAQSMWILAIVLVGTSSIMGSVNFIVTIWKMKVPSMRWDQLPLFCWAMLATSLLALVSTPVLAIGLILLLFDINFGTSFYKPDAGGNVIIYQHLFWFYSHPAVYLMILPIFGIMSEVIPVHARKPIFGYQAIAYSSLAICCVGLFVWVHHMFTSGTPPWMRMFFTISTLIVAVPTGVKIFSWVATLWGGKIRLNSAMLFAIGLLSMFVLGGLSGVTLGTAPVDIHVHDTYYVVAHFHYVLFGGSVFGLYAGIYHWFPKMTGRLLDERLGIVHFVLTFIGTNLTFLPMHELGLKGMPRRVAMYDPQFEPINLICTIGAFVLAFSIIPFLINIIWSWNKGKIAGDNPWGGLSLEWTTSSPPLIENWEVLPVVTKGPYDYGIEQRKGSTDEDEED